From Candidatus Sericytochromatia bacterium, a single genomic window includes:
- a CDS encoding discoidin domain-containing protein, with protein MRTRRIIHSWLPLASALSGLAACQISPPIGPHPDQAQAEGSQRSLGQGSRQLLNIQTLAWAKLSASSNGANVDLARDGNLATCWSSGLVSNPTFTGRLSATATLTQLNIKVNPVGSYAVDVSNDGLRWRTVLTGVRNSSWNVESKRFPSATNASWIRLRFSNNRQNVMLFEWVAMGTPMVSPQPSPTATPTAMPSPSAPPTASPTPSATTSPAPSATPMPSATPTPMASGSPNPAQTRILVDTTRVLHAANSFLLGTNRNHVESDFPNGAAKLAKMRELSPTWGQRRYLYRIGHGPTDGRNDYSYMTGFHFEGVWNKTGGYPYDDLRYSLKDANTLGAEQMHVVNYGTGTPEEAGRYVSFLNRAGDANRARYPYAQQNVRLFELGNEIPWTMVRGHDTYAPNESVYAQRAKLFAQQMRANSDVPIQIGAVASINSNWLGNGWSGGVTTVKNILQIMGDQVDFLIYHGYPSWPLYKSGDLLTLMAQNEWNRQKITNEIQPAIRQYGAGRDIRIANTEFFTHLYNDVARSRGLFGALYAADSLSLAFNLNLLTSVEFCFEHKELADAAFFFNNDPNNTTAIFKFQKMLAEHWGDQIVQSQVQGGPSVKVAGAATSLDLPKLAVSASSRDQTSYVMVVHRLNDADVTADVALGWTPSRITRWTLSDPNGWNAANASLKTETLDRLEGVVFPKSSVTILEITR; from the coding sequence AGCAACGGGGCCAATGTGGACCTTGCCCGCGACGGAAATCTCGCCACCTGCTGGAGCAGTGGGCTGGTCTCCAACCCCACCTTCACGGGAAGACTGTCCGCGACCGCCACGTTGACCCAACTGAACATCAAGGTCAACCCGGTTGGCAGTTACGCGGTGGATGTCTCAAACGATGGTCTCCGGTGGCGGACCGTTCTGACAGGCGTCCGCAACAGCTCGTGGAATGTGGAAAGCAAACGGTTTCCCAGTGCCACGAATGCATCCTGGATTCGACTCCGTTTCTCGAACAACAGACAGAACGTGATGCTGTTCGAGTGGGTCGCCATGGGGACCCCCATGGTCTCTCCCCAGCCGTCACCGACGGCCACCCCAACCGCCATGCCCTCGCCAAGCGCGCCTCCGACAGCGTCACCGACCCCCAGCGCAACCACCAGCCCGGCTCCCAGTGCCACCCCCATGCCCTCGGCCACCCCGACCCCGATGGCCTCGGGCAGCCCAAACCCGGCCCAGACCCGCATCCTCGTGGACACAACCCGGGTCTTGCATGCCGCGAACTCATTCCTGCTAGGGACCAACCGCAACCACGTCGAAAGCGACTTTCCAAATGGGGCCGCGAAGTTGGCCAAGATGCGGGAATTGAGCCCCACCTGGGGCCAGCGTCGCTATCTCTATCGAATCGGACACGGACCGACCGACGGGCGGAACGACTATAGCTACATGACGGGCTTCCACTTTGAGGGGGTGTGGAACAAGACCGGGGGCTACCCCTACGACGACCTTCGCTACAGCCTCAAGGATGCCAATACCTTGGGAGCCGAGCAAATGCACGTGGTGAACTACGGCACGGGCACCCCGGAGGAGGCGGGACGTTATGTCAGTTTTCTGAACCGTGCGGGCGACGCCAATCGTGCCCGCTATCCCTATGCGCAGCAGAACGTGCGCCTGTTCGAACTCGGCAACGAAATCCCCTGGACCATGGTGCGGGGACATGACACCTATGCCCCCAATGAATCGGTCTATGCCCAGCGCGCCAAGCTGTTCGCCCAACAGATGCGGGCAAACTCGGATGTGCCGATTCAGATTGGCGCGGTGGCCTCGATCAACTCGAACTGGCTGGGCAACGGTTGGAGCGGGGGCGTCACGACGGTCAAGAACATTCTGCAGATCATGGGAGACCAGGTGGACTTCCTGATCTACCACGGGTATCCCTCTTGGCCGCTCTACAAGAGTGGCGACCTGCTCACCCTGATGGCCCAGAACGAATGGAACCGGCAGAAAATCACCAATGAAATCCAGCCGGCCATTCGTCAATACGGAGCAGGGCGAGACATTCGCATCGCCAACACAGAGTTCTTCACCCACCTGTACAACGACGTGGCCCGTTCCCGCGGGCTATTCGGTGCGCTCTACGCCGCCGACTCGCTGAGTCTGGCCTTCAATCTGAACCTGTTGACGAGTGTGGAATTCTGCTTCGAGCACAAGGAACTGGCGGACGCCGCGTTCTTCTTCAACAACGACCCCAACAACACCACCGCCATCTTCAAATTCCAGAAGATGCTGGCGGAACATTGGGGCGACCAGATCGTGCAAAGCCAGGTGCAAGGCGGGCCGAGCGTCAAGGTGGCTGGGGCGGCGACCAGTCTGGACCTCCCGAAATTGGCGGTATCAGCCTCGAGCCGAGACCAGACCAGCTACGTGATGGTGGTGCATCGCCTCAATGACGCCGATGTGACTGCGGACGTCGCACTGGGCTGGACGCCCAGCCGCATCACACGCTGGACGCTGAGCGACCCGAATGGCTGGAACGCGGCGAACGCCTCGCTCAAAACCGAAACACTGGACCGGCTTGAGGGCGTGGTATTCCCCAAATCCAGCGTGACGATCCTGGAGATCACACGCTGA
- a CDS encoding HU family DNA-binding protein: MNKEELVNAVAAKTKLSKKDTESTINATIDAVTAALAKGDKVTLVGFGTFQVRERAAREGRNPRTGAVLKISAKKAPAFTAGKGLKETVAGAKKKAAAGKK, encoded by the coding sequence TTGAACAAGGAAGAACTCGTCAACGCCGTTGCCGCCAAGACCAAGCTGTCCAAGAAGGACACCGAGTCCACCATCAATGCCACCATTGATGCCGTGACGGCCGCGTTGGCCAAGGGCGACAAGGTGACGCTGGTTGGTTTCGGCACCTTCCAGGTGCGCGAGCGCGCCGCCCGCGAAGGCCGTAACCCCCGCACGGGTGCTGTCCTGAAGATCTCTGCCAAGAAGGCGCCCGCCTTCACGGCCGGCAAGGGTCTGAAGGAAACCGTTGCTGGTGCCAAGAAGAAGGCTGCAGCGGGCAAGAAGTAA